A window from Hymenobacter volaticus encodes these proteins:
- a CDS encoding ABC transporter substrate-binding protein encodes MLPISRLVYCSAFLSLALLAGCQGPAPATEARRVFRYNQPESLSSLDPAFARNQANIWATTQLYNGLVELDDSLKPGPSVARRYEISADGRRYTFTLRPDVRFHDSDVFPGGKGRRVTAQDFVYSFKRLLDGATASPGGWIFRGKVLENAQGEPADTAFVAVNDSTLRIHLKEPFIPFLGMLTMPYAYVVPREAVQRYGKDFREHPVGTGPFLFKEWDEGNAIIYHRNPNYWKRDAKGQRLPYVDAVQISFIQDRKTEFLTFQQGKLDFISGIRSGSRDLILYPDGSVREDFKGKFRLQKVPYLNTEYIGMQQDPTNLRGDNAETGRALRDKRVRQALNYALNKPEFLAYFINNIGLPGNSGFVPASLPSFSAKLVPGYTYQPDKARQLLREAGYGPNKPLRLRLSTVAESKEYCEYYQKKWAEVGVQVEIDVNQGAAHGELIDNGRAAFFTRSWLGDYPDAENYLALFYSPNFAPAGPNKTHFKNGAYDRLYEKARLEQNLEKRYDLYRQMDRIVVEECPVIAVYYDEVVRLTQNNVQGLTPNPMNQLVLERVRKD; translated from the coding sequence ATGCTCCCGATTTCGCGCTTGGTTTACTGTTCTGCTTTCCTGTCGCTGGCGTTGCTAGCCGGCTGCCAGGGCCCCGCACCGGCCACCGAAGCCCGACGTGTATTCCGCTATAATCAGCCCGAATCCCTCTCTTCCCTCGACCCAGCTTTCGCCCGCAACCAAGCCAATATTTGGGCTACCACGCAGCTCTACAATGGGTTGGTGGAACTCGATGACAGCCTGAAGCCCGGTCCTTCTGTGGCGCGCCGCTATGAAATAAGTGCCGACGGCCGCCGCTACACCTTCACGCTTCGTCCCGATGTGCGCTTTCACGATTCCGACGTATTTCCTGGCGGCAAAGGCCGGCGCGTAACAGCGCAGGACTTTGTGTATAGCTTCAAGCGCCTGCTTGACGGAGCCACGGCTAGCCCCGGCGGCTGGATTTTCCGGGGCAAAGTGCTGGAAAATGCACAAGGTGAGCCAGCTGATACGGCTTTTGTGGCCGTAAATGATTCCACGCTTCGCATTCACTTAAAGGAGCCCTTCATTCCGTTCTTGGGGATGCTGACAATGCCGTACGCCTACGTGGTGCCGCGCGAGGCAGTGCAGCGCTATGGCAAGGATTTCCGGGAGCACCCGGTAGGAACGGGGCCTTTCTTATTTAAGGAGTGGGATGAGGGCAACGCCATCATCTACCATCGCAACCCCAATTACTGGAAACGCGACGCGAAGGGCCAACGCCTGCCTTACGTAGATGCCGTGCAAATCAGCTTCATCCAGGACCGCAAAACCGAGTTCCTTACTTTCCAGCAAGGTAAGCTGGACTTTATCAGCGGCATTCGTTCCGGCTCGCGCGACCTTATCTTGTATCCCGATGGCTCGGTCCGCGAGGATTTCAAAGGCAAATTTCGGCTTCAAAAAGTGCCGTACCTGAATACCGAATACATCGGTATGCAGCAGGACCCAACCAATCTGCGCGGCGACAACGCCGAAACCGGCCGCGCCCTGCGCGACAAGCGGGTGCGGCAAGCCCTGAACTATGCCTTGAACAAGCCGGAGTTTCTGGCTTATTTCATCAATAATATTGGGCTGCCCGGCAACTCAGGTTTTGTACCGGCCTCTCTGCCTTCTTTCAGCGCCAAACTGGTGCCCGGCTACACCTACCAGCCTGACAAAGCTCGTCAGCTCTTGCGCGAAGCTGGTTACGGACCGAACAAGCCGTTGCGCCTGCGCTTGAGTACCGTGGCCGAAAGCAAAGAGTACTGCGAGTACTACCAAAAAAAGTGGGCCGAAGTAGGTGTGCAGGTGGAAATAGATGTGAACCAAGGCGCTGCCCACGGCGAACTAATCGATAATGGCCGCGCCGCCTTCTTCACCCGTAGCTGGCTCGGCGACTATCCCGACGCGGAAAACTACCTAGCCCTTTTCTACAGCCCCAACTTCGCACCCGCTGGCCCCAATAAAACGCACTTCAAAAACGGCGCCTACGACCGGCTCTACGAAAAGGCGAGGCTAGAGCAAAACCTGGAAAAGCGCTACGACCTCTACCGCCAGATGGACCGGATTGTGGTGGAAGAGTGTCCAGTTATTGCCGTGTATTACGATGAAGTGGTGCGCCTCACGCAAAACAACGTGCAAGGCCTCACCCCCAATCCAATGAACCAACTAGTATTGGAGCGGGTGCGCAAGGACTAG
- a CDS encoding metal-dependent hydrolase yields the protein MQLTYYGHSCFLLETGGSKVLFDPFISPNPLAKDVAIDQIDAQFILLSHGHADHVADAEAIGKRTGAEVVGMAEVVGWFGQKGLKANYAMNIGGKVSLPFGTVKMVAALHSSSMPDGSYGGIAAGFVVEAEGKTFYFAGDTALTYDMKLLGEQYKLDFALLPIGDNYTMGIDDALIAADWTGANKIIGMHYDTFPPITIDQEAAKQKATQAGKELLLLKIGETINL from the coding sequence ATGCAACTTACCTACTACGGTCACTCCTGCTTCCTTCTCGAAACCGGCGGCAGCAAAGTGCTTTTCGACCCTTTCATTAGTCCGAACCCGCTGGCCAAGGACGTGGCCATCGACCAGATTGACGCTCAGTTCATTCTGCTTAGCCACGGCCACGCCGACCACGTAGCCGACGCCGAAGCAATTGGCAAGCGTACCGGTGCCGAGGTAGTAGGTATGGCCGAAGTTGTAGGTTGGTTTGGCCAGAAGGGTCTGAAAGCCAACTACGCTATGAATATCGGCGGCAAAGTGTCTCTGCCTTTTGGCACGGTGAAAATGGTGGCTGCTTTGCATTCCAGCTCCATGCCCGACGGCTCGTACGGTGGTATAGCGGCTGGTTTTGTAGTCGAAGCCGAAGGCAAAACCTTTTACTTTGCCGGCGACACCGCCCTCACCTACGACATGAAGCTCCTCGGCGAGCAATACAAGCTGGACTTCGCCCTGCTACCCATCGGCGACAACTATACGATGGGTATTGACGACGCCTTGATAGCCGCCGACTGGACCGGAGCCAACAAGATCATCGGGATGCATTACGATACCTTCCCTCCTATCACCATCGATCAGGAAGCAGCCAAACAAAAAGCCACGCAAGCGGGCAAAGAGTTGTTGTTACTTAAAATCGGTGAAACCATTAATTTGTAA
- a CDS encoding ParA family protein — MGKIIAVANQKGGVGKTTSAINLAASLAALEYRTLLVDADPQANATSGVGFDPKDIENSIYECMVDGINAQDIILQTNVLPHLDLMPSHIDLVGAEVEMINLPNREEKMKDALRPLADQYDFIIIDCSPSLGLITVNALTAAHSVIIPVQCEYFALEGLGKLLNTVKIIQSRLNTDLEIEGILLTMYDVRLRLSNQVVEEVKLHFQQLVFDTIIPRNVKLSESPSFGIPVILHDAESKGSISYLNLAREIVEKNVEAAGTSEPAEDAAA; from the coding sequence ATGGGAAAAATCATTGCGGTAGCCAATCAGAAGGGCGGGGTGGGCAAAACCACCTCGGCTATCAACTTGGCGGCCAGTCTGGCGGCTTTGGAGTACCGGACGCTCCTCGTGGACGCCGACCCGCAGGCCAACGCCACCTCCGGCGTAGGCTTCGACCCCAAGGACATCGAAAACAGCATTTACGAGTGCATGGTGGACGGCATTAATGCCCAAGACATCATTCTGCAAACCAACGTGCTGCCCCACCTCGACCTCATGCCTTCTCACATTGACTTGGTAGGGGCGGAAGTAGAGATGATCAACCTACCCAATCGGGAGGAGAAGATGAAGGACGCCCTGCGTCCCCTAGCCGATCAGTACGACTTCATCATCATCGACTGCTCCCCAAGCTTGGGTTTAATTACGGTTAACGCCCTCACGGCTGCGCACTCCGTCATCATTCCGGTACAGTGCGAGTATTTCGCTCTCGAAGGCTTGGGTAAATTGCTCAACACTGTAAAGATCATCCAGAGCCGCCTGAACACGGACCTCGAAATCGAAGGCATCTTGCTGACGATGTATGACGTGCGCCTACGCCTGAGCAACCAGGTAGTGGAAGAAGTGAAGCTACACTTCCAGCAACTCGTGTTCGACACCATTATTCCGCGTAACGTAAAGCTAAGCGAGTCGCCAAGTTTCGGCATCCCGGTCATCCTGCACGATGCTGAAAGCAAAGGCAGTATCAGCTACCTCAACTTGGCCCGCGAAATTGTGGAGAAGAATGTGGAAGCCGCCGGCACTTCGGAGCCTGCTGAAGACGCCGCAGCTTAG
- a CDS encoding ParB/RepB/Spo0J family partition protein, with protein MSDKQEEKAIPAAPSAAAKRKIGGLGRGLNALIEGSYEKKSDRVGLVPHPMNSVGLIPVGQIEANPYQPRTHFDQDALHELAESIKIQGIIQPVTVRQTGTNTYQLISGERRLQASKIAGLDTIPAYIRKADDQQMLEMALIENIQRENLNAIEIALSYQRLVSECNLKQEELGDRVGKNRSTVTNYLRLLKLPPDIQIGLRDTAISMGHARALINIENPEQQLALFHRILAEELSVRRVEQLVRAGLNPVEKPGAPATKPAQDVAGQVPVAELRRTERHLTERFGSRVMVKPGPQGRGEIKIAFDSVEDMQRILHILQPA; from the coding sequence ATGTCAGACAAGCAAGAAGAAAAAGCTATTCCAGCTGCACCCTCGGCGGCAGCCAAGCGCAAAATCGGTGGCTTGGGCCGCGGATTGAATGCTCTGATTGAAGGCAGCTACGAGAAAAAGAGCGACCGGGTAGGCTTGGTGCCGCACCCGATGAACTCAGTTGGGTTGATTCCAGTAGGTCAGATTGAAGCCAACCCCTACCAGCCGCGCACGCACTTCGACCAAGATGCTTTGCATGAGCTAGCTGAAAGTATCAAGATTCAAGGGATTATTCAGCCAGTAACGGTACGTCAAACGGGTACCAATACGTACCAGCTCATTAGCGGGGAGCGTCGTTTGCAAGCCTCTAAGATTGCGGGCCTCGATACTATTCCGGCTTATATTCGGAAGGCCGACGACCAGCAAATGCTGGAAATGGCTCTCATCGAGAACATTCAGCGCGAAAACCTCAACGCAATTGAAATTGCGCTGAGCTACCAGCGGCTAGTGAGCGAGTGCAATCTGAAGCAGGAAGAGTTGGGCGACCGGGTCGGCAAAAACCGCTCGACCGTAACCAACTATCTCCGCTTGCTCAAGCTGCCGCCCGATATTCAGATTGGCTTGCGCGATACGGCCATCAGCATGGGCCACGCTCGCGCCCTCATCAACATCGAGAATCCCGAGCAGCAGTTGGCTTTGTTTCACCGCATCCTAGCCGAAGAATTATCTGTGCGACGAGTGGAGCAGTTGGTACGTGCCGGTCTGAACCCGGTGGAGAAGCCGGGTGCACCAGCTACCAAACCCGCGCAAGATGTAGCCGGGCAGGTGCCAGTAGCGGAACTACGCCGCACCGAGCGTCACTTGACTGAGCGGTTTGGGAGCCGGGTAATGGTGAAGCCAGGTCCGCAGGGTCGCGGTGAAATTAAAATTGCCTTCGATTCGGTGGAAGACATGCAGCGTATCCTACACATTTTGCAACCTGCGTAG
- a CDS encoding DUF5683 domain-containing protein has translation MKLNSCFRSLVATLFLALPLVQEAHAQATPPARTTVVTAGPDSAQVSTQIVPDSVRRTARLFGLKMTKPAKAGFLSALLPGAGQIYNRRWWKLPLVYGAVGGTLYGELFYLRYYKDFVEAKRLRNGSSTPSPDETTLTSGYPNSTIQRYINTYRRQRDVFIAYVALAYGVQILDAVVDAHLRDFDISDDLSLQLEPTMLRMPTAAITPAIGLTLTFK, from the coding sequence ATGAAACTTAATTCCTGCTTCCGCAGCCTGGTTGCTACGCTTTTCTTAGCTCTGCCATTGGTGCAGGAAGCACATGCCCAAGCTACTCCGCCTGCGCGCACCACTGTCGTCACGGCGGGGCCGGACTCCGCGCAGGTAAGCACGCAAATAGTACCCGATTCGGTGCGCCGTACGGCGCGGTTGTTTGGTTTGAAGATGACTAAGCCCGCAAAAGCCGGATTTTTATCGGCGTTGCTGCCTGGTGCCGGACAGATATACAATCGGCGCTGGTGGAAACTCCCACTAGTATATGGCGCTGTAGGTGGTACCCTCTACGGTGAGCTGTTTTATCTGAGATACTACAAAGATTTCGTAGAAGCTAAAAGGCTACGGAATGGAAGTAGTACACCTTCTCCAGACGAAACTACCCTCACCAGTGGGTACCCTAACTCTACAATTCAGAGATACATTAACACATACCGGCGCCAACGTGACGTGTTTATAGCGTATGTAGCCTTAGCGTATGGGGTTCAGATTCTTGATGCCGTGGTAGATGCTCACCTTCGCGACTTCGATATCAGCGACGACCTGAGCCTACAACTAGAGCCAACCATGTTACGGATGCCAACGGCTGCCATTACACCTGCCATTGGTCTCACTCTCACTTTCAAATAA
- the dapB gene encoding 4-hydroxy-tetrahydrodipicolinate reductase, whose protein sequence is MKLLLIGYGKMGRAIEARAVARGHQIVGIIDPTYPEANIADFDTTTADVAIEFTHPDAAFANVQACLRQGLPVVCGSTGWLHHFQEAVKLCQTNDGSLFYASNYSVGVNLFFHFNEYIATKMHQFGGYDVQVREIHHTQKVDQPSGTALTAAEAILRHFPSKTIWRNEAAQAPNELAVLSERTGSVVGTHIVTYTSEADTLELKHEAHTRDGFVDGALLAAEWLPGHQGVFGMKDLLGI, encoded by the coding sequence ATGAAGCTTCTGTTGATTGGCTACGGCAAAATGGGCCGCGCTATCGAGGCTCGCGCGGTAGCGCGAGGTCATCAAATTGTCGGTATCATCGACCCTACGTATCCCGAAGCCAATATTGCGGACTTCGATACCACTACCGCTGATGTAGCCATTGAATTTACGCATCCTGATGCGGCTTTCGCGAACGTGCAGGCTTGCCTACGCCAAGGTCTACCGGTGGTGTGTGGCTCTACAGGTTGGCTTCATCATTTTCAGGAGGCCGTGAAGCTGTGTCAGACTAATGATGGCTCCTTGTTTTACGCTTCCAATTATAGCGTGGGCGTAAACTTGTTCTTTCATTTCAATGAGTACATAGCCACCAAAATGCACCAGTTTGGTGGGTACGATGTGCAGGTACGCGAAATTCACCATACCCAGAAAGTAGACCAGCCTAGCGGCACGGCCCTGACGGCGGCGGAAGCTATTTTGCGTCACTTCCCGAGCAAAACCATCTGGCGGAACGAGGCGGCGCAAGCCCCCAACGAGCTAGCGGTGCTTAGCGAAAGAACGGGCTCTGTAGTAGGTACTCACATTGTAACCTACACCTCCGAAGCCGATACCTTAGAACTCAAACACGAAGCACATACGCGCGACGGATTCGTGGATGGCGCCTTGTTGGCCGCCGAGTGGCTCCCCGGACACCAGGGCGTATTTGGCATGAAGGATTTGCTCGGGATTTGA
- the lepB gene encoding signal peptidase I gives MAVQQSWEQRMKAASAPKPIERKKSFFREWGDAILFAVVAATLIRWATFEAYTIPTPSMEDSLLVGDYLFVSKLHYGPRTPQTPLQIPLTHQTLWGTGLKSYSDAIQLPSYRLPGFSEVKSGDVVVFNVPFESQHPADLRTNYIKRCVAVAGDVLEIKDTQVFINGKPMANPPQSQNRYFLQVPQPNDDLKKAFQQQGVTNFNRPDGQPEPLYGMQEPTFMIDATPATADFFRKQPYVKAVVQDKATPGQAEPDVFPNNPDYPQSTPQPINNWNKDNYGPLQLPKKGQTVQLTPQNTPIYQKIIMRYEHNEGVTMVNGVLTQNGQPLKSYTFKQNYYFMMGDNRHDSLDSRYWGFVPEDHIVGKAVLIWMSVDPYADFFHKVRWSRLFNTIH, from the coding sequence ATGGCCGTACAACAGTCCTGGGAACAACGCATGAAAGCGGCTTCCGCGCCTAAGCCTATCGAACGAAAGAAAAGCTTCTTCCGGGAATGGGGGGATGCCATTTTATTTGCAGTAGTAGCCGCTACGCTCATCCGCTGGGCTACCTTCGAGGCCTATACCATCCCGACGCCTTCAATGGAAGACTCGTTGTTGGTAGGTGATTATCTGTTCGTAAGCAAGCTGCACTACGGACCACGTACCCCCCAGACGCCGCTGCAGATTCCGCTTACCCACCAAACGCTTTGGGGTACCGGTCTCAAAAGCTATTCCGACGCGATACAGCTACCCAGCTACCGCCTACCCGGCTTCTCGGAGGTAAAAAGTGGCGACGTAGTGGTGTTCAACGTGCCCTTCGAAAGCCAGCACCCCGCCGACTTGCGCACCAACTACATCAAGCGTTGCGTGGCAGTTGCCGGTGATGTACTGGAAATCAAAGACACGCAGGTGTTCATCAATGGCAAACCTATGGCGAATCCGCCGCAAAGCCAGAATCGCTATTTCCTGCAGGTACCCCAGCCAAACGACGACCTGAAAAAGGCATTCCAGCAACAGGGCGTTACCAATTTCAACCGCCCGGATGGCCAACCAGAGCCGCTTTACGGCATGCAGGAGCCTACCTTCATGATTGATGCCACACCGGCCACTGCGGACTTCTTCCGCAAACAGCCTTATGTAAAAGCAGTCGTACAGGACAAGGCAACTCCTGGCCAGGCCGAACCCGATGTTTTCCCGAACAATCCAGACTATCCGCAGAGCACGCCGCAGCCTATCAACAACTGGAACAAGGATAACTACGGTCCGCTGCAACTGCCGAAAAAAGGGCAAACTGTGCAGCTTACACCGCAGAATACGCCTATCTACCAGAAAATCATCATGCGTTACGAGCATAATGAGGGCGTGACTATGGTAAACGGCGTGTTAACGCAGAACGGGCAACCCTTGAAAAGCTACACTTTCAAGCAGAACTACTACTTCATGATGGGCGACAACCGCCACGATTCGCTTGATTCGCGCTATTGGGGCTTTGTTCCCGAAGATCATATAGTTGGCAAAGCCGTTTTGATCTGGATGTCAGTTGATCCGTATGCCGATTTCTTCCACAAAGTTCGTTGGAGCCGGCTTTTCAACACGATTCACTAA
- a CDS encoding uracil-DNA glycosylase — translation MNVKIEESWRKVLQPEFEKSYFQHLIAFVRGEYATATVYPPGPLIFHAFDACPFEALKVVILGQDPYHGKGQAHGLSFSVAEDKRTPPSLQNIFKELQDDLPGTPPAPNGNLDRWAQQGVLLLNATLTVRAAEPGSHQKKGWEQFTDAVIQTISEQKQNVVFILWGAYAQKKAELIDERKHLILKAAHPSPYAADRGFFGSRPFSKTNAYLQEHSLKPIVW, via the coding sequence ATGAATGTAAAGATAGAAGAGAGTTGGCGCAAGGTATTACAGCCAGAATTTGAGAAATCATATTTTCAACATCTAATTGCTTTTGTGCGTGGCGAGTATGCTACTGCTACGGTGTACCCGCCGGGGCCTCTAATTTTTCACGCTTTTGATGCTTGCCCGTTTGAGGCGCTGAAAGTGGTGATTCTTGGTCAGGACCCTTATCATGGTAAAGGACAAGCGCACGGGTTAAGTTTCTCTGTAGCTGAAGACAAGCGCACCCCGCCGTCATTGCAAAATATTTTCAAGGAATTGCAAGACGATTTGCCCGGTACGCCCCCAGCTCCTAACGGCAACCTCGACCGATGGGCGCAACAGGGAGTTCTGTTGCTTAATGCCACACTTACGGTGCGCGCGGCCGAGCCTGGCAGCCACCAGAAGAAGGGCTGGGAGCAATTCACCGATGCCGTCATTCAAACCATTTCCGAGCAAAAGCAAAACGTAGTTTTTATCTTGTGGGGTGCTTATGCCCAGAAAAAAGCCGAACTGATTGATGAGCGTAAGCACCTCATCCTTAAAGCAGCACACCCTTCGCCTTATGCTGCCGACCGAGGTTTCTTTGGCTCCCGCCCTTTCAGCAAGACCAACGCTTACCTACAGGAGCATAGCCTGAAGCCTATCGTTTGGTAG
- the apaG gene encoding Co2+/Mg2+ efflux protein ApaG — protein sequence MNTTTTQGVTVSVTTNYLPDYSSPGQEHYVFAYKIDIRNNGEYTVKLLRRHWYIYDANGVVREVEGEGVVGQQPVLEPGEAHQYVSGCNLKSGLGKMRGTYEMERLADGSVFTVEIPEFTLVVPYRLN from the coding sequence ATGAATACGACCACCACGCAGGGCGTTACCGTGAGCGTCACGACAAACTATTTGCCCGACTACTCAAGCCCCGGCCAAGAACACTACGTATTTGCGTACAAGATTGATATTCGTAATAACGGCGAATATACCGTGAAGCTATTACGCCGTCACTGGTATATCTACGATGCCAATGGTGTAGTGCGCGAAGTTGAAGGCGAAGGCGTAGTTGGCCAACAACCCGTTTTGGAGCCCGGTGAAGCACACCAATATGTATCGGGCTGCAACCTAAAATCTGGACTCGGTAAGATGCGCGGCACCTACGAGATGGAGCGTCTTGCTGATGGCAGTGTCTTCACGGTTGAAATTCCGGAATTCACCCTCGTTGTGCCATACCGTCTGAATTAA
- a CDS encoding O-methyltransferase codes for MLFQALRYVQFFFRSGNAHGLHSPFVFGLYNHVIHHDGQFAAFENIEARRHELLHSQQQIEVRDFGAGSHTGAGRRRRIGDIARTAAKPSNLAQLLFRLANHFKPRTILELGTSLGLTTAYLAAADSRSRVLTFEGCPNTAAVARETFRVLQLPNVELIEGNLDETLAPTLATLNAPLDFAFFDGNHRYEPTLRYFNLCVAHRTERSVFVLDDIHWSSEMERAWNTIRQHPEVRLTIDLFFVGLVFFRRNQPRQHFRLRFNSTFDKLLDRTKWLSA; via the coding sequence TTGCTTTTTCAAGCTCTTCGCTACGTTCAGTTTTTTTTCCGCTCGGGGAATGCGCATGGGCTGCATTCCCCGTTCGTTTTTGGGCTCTACAACCACGTTATTCACCACGATGGTCAGTTTGCGGCCTTTGAAAATATTGAAGCCCGACGGCACGAACTGCTACATAGCCAGCAACAAATAGAAGTCCGTGACTTTGGCGCGGGCTCGCACACTGGCGCAGGCCGGCGCCGACGTATCGGCGATATAGCCCGCACTGCCGCCAAGCCATCCAATCTGGCACAGTTGCTTTTTCGGCTAGCCAATCATTTCAAGCCGCGCACTATTCTGGAGCTTGGCACCTCGCTCGGCCTCACTACCGCCTACTTGGCCGCCGCCGACTCACGTAGCCGAGTACTCACGTTTGAAGGATGTCCCAATACGGCCGCGGTGGCCCGCGAAACGTTTCGGGTGCTTCAGTTGCCCAACGTTGAATTGATTGAAGGCAACCTCGACGAAACTCTTGCTCCTACTCTAGCCACGCTAAATGCGCCTTTAGACTTTGCTTTCTTCGACGGTAACCACCGCTACGAGCCGACCCTACGCTACTTCAACTTGTGCGTAGCTCACCGCACAGAGCGGAGCGTGTTTGTACTCGACGATATTCATTGGTCTAGCGAAATGGAACGCGCCTGGAATACCATTCGCCAGCATCCTGAAGTGCGCTTAACCATTGACCTGTTTTTTGTAGGATTGGTATTCTTCCGTCGCAACCAACCCCGACAGCACTTCCGGTTGCGCTTTAATAGCACATTCGATAAGCTACTAGACCGCACCAAGTGGCTTTCAGCTTAA
- the kdsA gene encoding 3-deoxy-8-phosphooctulonate synthase — protein MLELLANTLPHFRNTNSGQFFLMAGPCVIEGEDMALRIAERVRHITDKLQIPYIFKGSYRKANRSRLDSFTGIGDEKALQIMAKVGREMGVPTVTDIHESGEAALAAEYVDVLQIPAFLCRQTDLLIAAAETGKVVNIKKGQFLNGEAMQFAVDKVRQSGNENVILTDRGNSFGYSDLVVDFRNLPAMREFGVPVVMDVTHSLQRPNQSSGVTGGQPALIETIAKAAIAVGADGLFIETHPTPATAKSDGANMLALDKLEDLLVKLTKVREAVR, from the coding sequence ATGCTTGAACTCCTCGCCAACACCCTGCCGCATTTCCGCAACACCAACTCTGGTCAGTTCTTTTTAATGGCTGGTCCTTGCGTGATTGAGGGGGAAGATATGGCCCTACGCATAGCCGAAAGAGTGCGCCACATCACAGATAAGCTACAGATTCCTTACATCTTCAAAGGTTCTTATCGCAAAGCCAACCGTTCGCGCCTCGATTCGTTCACTGGTATTGGCGACGAAAAGGCTTTGCAGATTATGGCGAAAGTCGGCCGCGAAATGGGCGTGCCTACGGTCACCGACATTCACGAATCGGGAGAGGCAGCACTGGCGGCAGAATATGTGGATGTACTGCAAATTCCAGCATTCCTGTGCCGGCAAACCGACTTACTGATTGCCGCTGCTGAAACAGGGAAGGTGGTAAACATCAAGAAAGGTCAGTTTCTGAATGGGGAAGCCATGCAGTTTGCCGTTGATAAAGTGCGCCAGTCCGGCAACGAAAACGTTATCCTTACTGACCGGGGCAATTCGTTTGGTTATTCCGACCTCGTGGTAGATTTCCGCAACTTGCCCGCTATGCGCGAATTTGGGGTGCCCGTAGTGATGGATGTGACGCACTCTTTGCAGCGTCCCAATCAAAGCAGTGGCGTCACGGGCGGGCAGCCAGCACTCATCGAAACTATTGCCAAAGCGGCCATAGCAGTCGGAGCGGATGGCTTGTTCATTGAGACGCATCCCACGCCAGCCACCGCCAAATCGGACGGAGCAAATATGTTGGCTTTGGACAAGCTAGAAGACTTGCTAGTGAAGCTGACCAAGGTTCGGGAAGCCGTGCGCTAA
- a CDS encoding methyltransferase domain-containing protein, protein MKPTTQLDEAYWRRRYETNQTGWDTGAITPPLREYFDQLGPADHRQILIPGAGRAYEAEYLHKKGFTNVFVADIALEALQALQQRVPDFPATHLLLEDFFKLQPTAVVDMLVEQTFFCALDPALRPAYAEQCFHLLRPGGILVGLLFETDFGDSSEPPFGGTRQEYQSYFEPYFNFVHFETAYNSLRPRQGKELFICLKRKAAV, encoded by the coding sequence ATGAAACCTACCACTCAACTCGACGAAGCATATTGGCGCAGGCGCTATGAAACCAACCAAACGGGCTGGGATACTGGCGCAATAACACCGCCTCTGCGCGAATATTTCGACCAATTAGGGCCTGCTGACCATCGGCAGATTCTTATTCCGGGCGCAGGACGCGCCTACGAAGCCGAATATCTGCACAAGAAAGGATTCACAAATGTATTTGTGGCAGATATTGCTCTGGAAGCTCTACAGGCGCTTCAGCAGCGAGTACCTGATTTTCCGGCAACCCATTTGCTCCTTGAAGATTTCTTTAAGCTCCAGCCAACGGCAGTGGTTGATATGCTGGTCGAGCAAACTTTCTTTTGCGCCCTTGATCCAGCCTTGCGCCCAGCCTATGCCGAGCAATGCTTCCACCTACTTCGCCCAGGAGGAATACTAGTAGGGCTGCTATTTGAAACCGACTTTGGCGACTCATCGGAGCCCCCATTCGGAGGCACTAGGCAAGAGTACCAGTCCTATTTCGAGCCCTATTTCAACTTTGTGCACTTCGAAACGGCTTATAATTCGCTCCGACCGAGGCAGGGCAAGGAATTGTTTATTTGTTTGAAAAGGAAAGCTGCGGTTTAA